The nucleotide window GCGTGAGCCGCACCGCCATTTCCCCTTCTGCCAGATGCGCACACACATCGAGCAACGTGCGTGCGCCGTACACCGTCGCGGTTTCCACGAGTGCTGCCTCTTGCGCGTTGGCCGCCGGCAGGACAAGTGCCCGTTCTCCGGGCGATGCCGCGACGGCGCTGGCCATCGCCAGTCCGCCGCGAATGGGCCGCAGTTCCCCGTAAGCGACAACTCTCCCGCAAACTCGTGCGTGCGCAACCCCGCCTCAGGCAACTGCCCGCTCGCCGCGAGAATGCCGAGGGCAATCGGCAAATCGAAACAGCCCGACGCCTTCGGCAAATCCGCCGGAGCGAGATTGATGGTGATGCGTCGGGCGGGAAATTCGAAGCGGCTGTTCTGAAGTGCGCAGCGCACACGCTCACGGCTTTCTTTCACCTCGGTATCGGGCAACCCGACCAGCGACAGGCCCGGCAACCCATTTGCCAGATGCACCTCGACCGTGACGGGGTGCGCCGCCATGCCGGTAAGCGCGCGACTGCTGACAACTGCCAATGACATGACATCCCCTTTGCGCAATGGACCGTTGTCGATAGTCACCGACGGCAACGGTGCATCGCAATGCCTTATCGCGTCAAAGGCGCGTCGAGGGGGATATTTCGGAATGCAAGCGAGGGATTTACGGCGAGTGCCGCCTGCCGCTCGGAGACGTCCGAGGGCAGAAGCAGAATAGAAGCGCAATAGCAGCGGAATCGGAGAATGTTCCGCGATGAAGATGGCTTGGGCGGACGGCCCATCGCCAGAAATCACAAGGGGCGCCGCAGCGCCCCTATCTGAATCTCTTAGTCCTGCGCTTCGTTGCGCAGACTTTCGAGCGCCGCGACGCGCTTTTCCAGCGCTTCGAGCTTCTCGCGCGTACGGGCCAGCACCTGCGCCTGCACGTCGAACTCCTCGCGCGTCACCAGATCGAGGCGCGTGAACCCCTGGTTCAGCAGGCTTTTGACGTTGCGCTCGATATCCTTGGCGGGCGATTGCTTGAGCATTTCGCTCACCTTGGCTTGCATGTCTTGCAGGATCTCGTTCGGTTTCATAAGCCTTCCTCTCATCATTTCCCCGCACCAACGTGGTGCTTGCACCGACAGTGTGCTTCGCGCCAGTCGTCCGGCCGTCTCGCCGTTGCAACGTGGTGCACGGGCACAGGGCCGTCAACGTTGGCGCAACTCTATCACCGTTTTCTGCGTCCAGCCAGCGCCCAGGCCCGCCCAGCCGACCCCTGCCCGGGATGGGGCGGGGCTGCCGCCCATCTCAGGCGGCCTAACGCTCCCCGCAATTTTGCCAATTTTTTATCCCGGAATCCGTATCTTGCGCGACGCAGCGTACCTAAACGCAGGAGCTGGCACGGGAGTTGCTCTACCTGTTCCCGGAACCTGCCGCACGCTGTACCAAGACGAATGATTTCAACTTAGGGGAAAGTGATGAATAAAGTGTCGACTGCGATGGCTGGCTGTGTGTTCTTTGGTGCAATGGCATTGACGGCTGGCGCTTACGCGCAGGCCGCCGCCGATGGCAGCGCACCCGCGGCAGCGCCGGCTGCCGCACCGGCCGCTGCTGATGCGGCCGCTGAACCGCTGACGGTGACCGCGAACATCGGTCTGTTCTCGGACTACCGATTCCGCGGCATTTCGCAAACGGGCAAGCGTCCGGCAGTTCAGGGCGGCTTTGACCTCGCACACGAATCCGGGCTGTACGCCGGTGTGTGGGCGTCAAACATCAGCTGGATCTCGGATGGCAACTCGGCGGTCAGCGCACCGATCGAGATGGACTTCTACGGCGGCTGGAAGAAGGAAATCATTCCCGACTGGACCATCGATGTCGGTGGCCTCCAGTACTACTACCCGGGCACGTATCCGTCCGGCACCTTCTACCCGCGTCCGCACACGTTCGAGCTGTACGCGGCAGTGGGCTGGAAAACCATCACGCTGAAGTATTCACATGCCCTCACGCGCCTGTTCGGCCTTGTGGGCCCCAACGGCGAGGACACCTCGGGGAGCGGCTACCTCGACCTGACGGGGACGTATGACACCGGCTTCTGGGGCATTTCGGCCGTCGGTCACGTGGGCCATCAGTGGGTGCATAACTTCAGCGCGGCAAGCTATACCGACTGGAAGATCGGCCTGTCGAAAGACCTCGGCAAGAACTTCTCCGTGTCGGTCGCCTATGTCGACACCAACGCCAAAGAGCAGTACTACACCGCCGCAAACTCGGGCAAAGTGCTTTCCAAGGCCACTGTCGTCGTAAGCGTGTCGAAGACATTCTAAGGAGCGACTCATCATGAAGCTGATTACCGCAATTGTGAAACCCTTCAAGCTCGACGAGGTGCGTGAAGCCCTCTCGAACATTGGCGTGGCGGGTATCACGGTCACCGAAGTCAAAGGCTTCGGCCGCCAAAAAGGCCACACCGAGCTGTACCGTGGCGCAGAGTACGTCGTCGACTTTCTTCCGAAGGTGAAGATCGAGGCGGTAATCGGCGATGCCCTGCTCGATCAGGCCATCGATGCTATCGAACAGGCTGCCCGAACCGGCAAGATCGGTGACGGCAAGATCTTCGTGTCCAACGTCGAACACGTGGTCCGCATCCGTACGGGAGAGACCGGCGAAGACGCGCTGTAAGGTCCTACAAAAGAGACAACAATCATGAAAAAACTGCTTGCCAAACTCTTGCTCGCCGGCGCCTTTATGGGTGTCGTCGGTGCCGCCGGCCTCGGTTCGTCCGTCGCCCTCGCCCAAGACGCTTCGGCGCCTGCCGCCGCTTCGCAAACCGCTACACCCGCTGCCGCACCTGCTGCGGCGGCAACCCCCGCTACCCCTGCCGCCGCACCCGCGCCGGCAGCGGCGGCAACTCCCGCACCGGCTGCGCCTGCCGCTGAGCCGACACCCGTGCCCCCGAACAAGGGCGACACGGCCTGGCTGCTCACCTGCACGGCGTTCGTGATTCTCATGACGCTGCCCGGTCTGGGCCTGTTCTACGGCGGTCTGGTCCGCTCGAAGAACATGCTGTCGGTGCTGATGCAGTGTTTCATCATCTTTTCGCTGGTCGTCGTGCTCTGGTCGATTTACGGCTACAGCATCGCGTTCACCGAGGGCGGGCCATTCTTCGGCGGCTTTGACCGGCTGTTCCTGAAGGGCATGACGCCGGATTC belongs to Pandoraea norimbergensis and includes:
- a CDS encoding accessory factor UbiK family protein, with protein sequence MKPNEILQDMQAKVSEMLKQSPAKDIERNVKSLLNQGFTRLDLVTREEFDVQAQVLARTREKLEALEKRVAALESLRNEAQD
- a CDS encoding TorF family putative porin, producing MNKVSTAMAGCVFFGAMALTAGAYAQAAADGSAPAAAPAAAPAAADAAAEPLTVTANIGLFSDYRFRGISQTGKRPAVQGGFDLAHESGLYAGVWASNISWISDGNSAVSAPIEMDFYGGWKKEIIPDWTIDVGGLQYYYPGTYPSGTFYPRPHTFELYAAVGWKTITLKYSHALTRLFGLVGPNGEDTSGSGYLDLTGTYDTGFWGISAVGHVGHQWVHNFSAASYTDWKIGLSKDLGKNFSVSVAYVDTNAKEQYYTAANSGKVLSKATVVVSVSKTF
- a CDS encoding P-II family nitrogen regulator, encoding MKLITAIVKPFKLDEVREALSNIGVAGITVTEVKGFGRQKGHTELYRGAEYVVDFLPKVKIEAVIGDALLDQAIDAIEQAARTGKIGDGKIFVSNVEHVVRIRTGETGEDAL